GTTTAAGTTACCATCACCAATTTCTTTACAAGTCAAACCCGCATCTTCTGGAAAGAGCTTGATTGCTTTTGCATATTCAATTGCGTCTTGTTCCGTCATGGTGAAATAATCAGCTGTGAAATCCTTCATTACGTACCCCTCCAAATTATTTCTTTTTATAGTATGTTAATCCAAGGAGAGAGTTAGAACCGATTAATTCTAGGACAAATAAAAAAACAGCATACTCTTTGGGTGAACTATAACCCGAATAATGGACACTATTAAAAAAGTCCGTTATTCGGGTTTTTCTGTGTCCATTTTATAGAAACCCGTTTATAATCATTTCAAAGATGTGAGCGGAGGACATAAAGTTGAGTAAAATTATTTTTAATGAGATTCAAATGAAGTTACTTGAACAGAACCCTAATGTACAACACGTATCTGAGCGTTCGATATCCTATAAACCAGAGTTTAAGGTTGAAGCAATTAAGGAAAATTCAAATGGTAAAGGTCCTGCCCAAATTTTTATTGAACACGGATTTGACTTAGAGGTAATTGGGACCGATAAACCAGGACAATGTTTGAAACGCTGGAGGAAAACATATGAGGAGTTTGGAGAGGATGGCTTCTTCACAGAACGACGTGGAAAAGGAGCTACAGGTAGACCTTCTTCAAAGCCTCTTTCGGCGGAGGACAACCTTAAGAAAGCTGAAGCGCGTATTAAATATTTAGAAGCTGAACTTGAATTCTTAAAAAAGTTAGACGAACTCGAAAGGCAGGCGAAGAAGAAGAAAAAGTAACAATTTCAGAGAAGTATGCGCTTATTGAAAATACAATTCGAAAGTTTAATCTTAAACATATGGTGAAATTCCTATGTGAAAAGGCTGAGGTTAGTCGAAGTGGATATTATGCTTGGCTAAAGGCTGAGAACAAGCGTAATGAACGAGAAGAGAACGATTGGAAAGATTATGTGTTAATCAAGGAAATATTCGATAAGAAAAAGGGATACGCAGGTGCCTTAACAATTAAAATGATTTTAGATAATGATTATTTTGTGGAGATGAATCATAAAAAGATTCGTCGCATTATGAGAAAGTATAATTTAGTAGCGAAAGTCCGCCAGATAAATCCTTATAAGCAAATGGCCAAAGCAACACAAGAACATAAGACCCTCCCTAACCTATTAAATAGGGAATTTAACCAAGAAGAACCTGGGAAAGTATTATTAACAGATATTACTTATGTGTATTTCGGTTCTTCGCAACCTGCCTATTTATCATGTGTAAAAGATGCTTCTACAAGGGAAATTATGGCTTACCATTTGTCCAAAACTTTAAAAATGGATCTGGTGTATTCTACATTGGACAAGCTCTCTGATGCACTGGGTGGAATCATTCATCCAGAAGCTATGATTCACTCGGACCAAGGGTTCCATTATACCCATCCAGAATTTCAAAAAAGAGTTAAAAAGATGGAACTCACTCAGTCGATGTCCCGTAAGGGGAATTGTTGGGATAATGCCCCAATGGAATCATTCTTTGGGCATTTAAAGGATGAAGTTGACTATTCTTCATGCCAAACCTTTGAAGAATTACAAGAATTGATAGGAAACTATATGGAGGAATACAACAATAGCCGTTATCAGTGGAGTCTAAATAAAATGACTCCGGCACAATACCGGAGTCACTTATTAGCAGCGTAAATATTCTGGTCTTTTTTTAGACTGTCCATTTTATGGGTCACAGTTCAGGGAGTATGCTGGCTTTTATTATACCAATTTAATACTATTTCCTGTTTTTATAGACTGATAACAAGCCTCGATCACACGCATATTTTGAATGGCATTTTCGCCTGTATAAGATGGTTCGCCATCCTCCAAAATCACTTGCGAGAGATGCTCAACCTCAGCTCGATAAATATCGGCAACTATTTTCTCTTCTCTCGTTTCAGCTTCTTTGATGACAATAATAAGTCCTTCTCCCCCATGATTATCTGGACGGAATGCTCTTGGGACCTTTATCTGGCCTTTTGTTCCAATCACTTCATACTCTGCTCTAAAAACCGTGTCAAAGCTGCAATCAAAATGAGCGCGAACACCATTTTCCATTTGCATATAACCAAAAGCAGATGTGTCTACTTTATAGTCAGAATCCATATTCGCTTGAACATGAACTTCTACTGGCTCAGACTCTATAATATTCCGAATGGCATGGATGGCATAACAGCCAACATCATAAAGACTTCCTCCACCTTTAGATGAGTCCATTCTGACATTGCCTTCTGGCTGGGCAAGGAAAAACGAAAAGCTGGCCCTCATGTATTTAACTTCACCAATTTCGCCACTTTTGATGATTTCTCTCACCCGTTCATGCTGCGGGTGAAATTGGTACATAAATGCTTCCATAAATTTAACGTTCTTTTGTTTGCAAAATTCAACCACTTCTTGCGTTTCTTGTGCCGTTAAAGACGCAGGCTTTTCGCATAGAATATGCTTGCCATGTTTGGCCGCTTCAAGTGTCCACTTTTTATGTAAATGGTTTGGCAGCGGAATATAGACTGCGTCAATCTCTGGGTCTTGGAGCATTGCTTCATAACTGCTGTATGACTTTGCAATATTAAATTGTGCTGCAACCTCTTCAGCTTTTCCACTGATTGAAGCAATTCCTGTGACCACAGCATTATTTGCCCTTTCAAATGCAGGGATTAATGATTTTTGAGCAATATTTGCGGTACTTAAAATTCCCCATCTTACCTTTTCCATCTGAGATTCCTCCTAGTTTTTTATATAACCTATTTTTTCAATAATTTCTTGACCCTGTGGCCCTTTCATCCACTCCAGAAAGGGTTCAATGGTTGTCTTGGAGTTATTCTTTAATGTTATCGCATAAAGGTTAGCAGTAAAAGGATATTTTCCACTCGCAATATTCACCGGTGT
This genomic stretch from Neobacillus niacini harbors:
- a CDS encoding IS3 family transposase (programmed frameshift), coding for MSKIIFNEIQMKLLEQNPNVQHVSERSISYKPEFKVEAIKENSNGKGPAQIFIEHGFDLEVIGTDKPGQCLKRWRKTYEEFGEDGFFTERRGKGATGRPSSKPLSAEDNLKKAEARIKYLEAELGILKKVRRTRKAGEEEEKVTISEKYALIENTIRKFNLKHMVKFLCEKAEVSRSGYYAWLKAENKRNEREENDWKDYVLIKEIFDKKKGYAGALTIKMILDNDYFVEMNHKKIRRIMRKYNLVAKVRQINPYKQMAKATQEHKTLPNLLNREFNQEEPGKVLLTDITYVYFGSSQPAYLSCVKDASTREIMAYHLSKTLKMDLVYSTLDKLSDALGGIIHPEAMIHSDQGFHYTHPEFQKRVKKMELTQSMSRKGNCWDNAPMESFFGHLKDEVDYSSCQTFEELQELIGNYMEEYNNSRYQWSLNKMTPAQYRSHLLAA
- a CDS encoding Gfo/Idh/MocA family protein; translated protein: MEKVRWGILSTANIAQKSLIPAFERANNAVVTGIASISGKAEEVAAQFNIAKSYSSYEAMLQDPEIDAVYIPLPNHLHKKWTLEAAKHGKHILCEKPASLTAQETQEVVEFCKQKNVKFMEAFMYQFHPQHERVREIIKSGEIGEVKYMRASFSFFLAQPEGNVRMDSSKGGGSLYDVGCYAIHAIRNIIESEPVEVHVQANMDSDYKVDTSAFGYMQMENGVRAHFDCSFDTVFRAEYEVIGTKGQIKVPRAFRPDNHGGEGLIIVIKEAETREEKIVADIYRAEVEHLSQVILEDGEPSYTGENAIQNMRVIEACYQSIKTGNSIKLV